In Legionella cardiaca, a genomic segment contains:
- the epmA gene encoding elongation factor P--(R)-beta-lysine ligase, with product MNELLWFPSASIDVLRKRAYLLSKIRSFFQERGYLEVETPVMGRFGITDVYLSNIKATFRKESYCLQTSPEYHMKRLLAAGSGPIFQLARVFRDDELGRWHNPEFTMLEWYQLGINHHQLMDEMNDLLQMILQCEPMLRKTYQQSFLEVCDFDPLSTTVPELQKIVKYYELDNVLSADEQDQDQYLFLLMSHVVEPALGQEKVPVAVYDFPPSQAALAKINQGVAERFEVYFKGVELANGFHELTDANAQAQRFNQDLTIRQQQGLPLPEPDKYLLEALHHGLPACSGVALGVDRLLALALAQTEIAKTLAFDFARA from the coding sequence TGGTTCCCCTCGGCATCGATTGACGTCTTGCGCAAACGAGCGTACTTGTTATCCAAAATTCGCAGTTTTTTTCAGGAAAGAGGTTATCTTGAAGTTGAAACACCCGTGATGGGGCGTTTCGGTATTACGGATGTCTATCTATCAAATATTAAAGCGACTTTCCGTAAAGAATCTTATTGTTTGCAAACCTCTCCTGAATATCATATGAAGCGCTTATTAGCTGCTGGTAGCGGTCCTATTTTTCAATTGGCCCGTGTTTTTCGAGATGATGAATTAGGACGATGGCATAATCCAGAGTTTACTATGTTGGAGTGGTATCAATTAGGTATTAATCACCATCAACTTATGGATGAAATGAATGATTTATTGCAAATGATTCTGCAATGTGAACCGATGCTTAGAAAAACCTATCAACAGAGTTTTCTTGAGGTTTGTGATTTTGACCCGCTATCAACTACAGTTCCTGAGTTACAAAAAATAGTAAAGTACTATGAGTTGGATAATGTCCTGTCAGCCGATGAACAAGATCAGGATCAATACCTGTTTCTATTGATGAGTCACGTTGTGGAACCTGCGCTTGGTCAAGAAAAAGTGCCGGTTGCTGTCTATGATTTTCCACCCTCTCAAGCAGCATTAGCCAAAATTAATCAAGGTGTCGCTGAGCGTTTTGAAGTATATTTTAAGGGTGTGGAGCTAGCTAATGGCTTTCATGAATTAACAGACGCTAACGCACAGGCTCAGCGATTTAATCAGGACTTGACCATTCGTCAACAACAAGGCTTGCCACTTCCTGAACCTGATAAGTACCTGTTAGAAGCCTTACACCATGGTTTACCAGCTTGCAGTGGCGTAGCACTTGGGGTTGACCGCTTATTGGCTTTAGCGCTCGCACAAACAGAAATTGCAAAAACGTTGGCTTTTGATTTTGCAAGAGCCTAG